A stretch of the Fusobacterium varium genome encodes the following:
- a CDS encoding putative transcriptional regulator: MKINKESEYAIRIVKYLSEIPENKLIGSKEISKKEEISINMTTKILRFLVNYGIIESYRGTLGGYRLKRDKVSYYEIIKAIQGELYILNDFKSLEQKENEVKKNLWKIQKICKNKLYSLEIKKNFFDS, encoded by the coding sequence ATGAAAATAAATAAAGAAAGTGAATATGCAATAAGAATAGTTAAATATTTATCAGAAATACCAGAAAACAAATTAATTGGTTCAAAAGAAATAAGCAAAAAAGAAGAAATTTCGATTAATATGACTACAAAAATTTTAAGATTTTTAGTTAATTATGGAATTATAGAATCTTATCGTGGAACATTAGGTGGATATAGGTTAAAAAGAGATAAAGTAAGCTATTATGAAATAATAAAAGCTATTCAAGGAGAATTATATATATTAAATGATTTTAAATCCTTAGAACAAAAAGAAAATGAAGTCAAAAAAAATTTGTGGAAAATTCAAAAAATATGTAAGAATAAACTTTATTCACTTGAAATAAAAAAGAATTTTTTTGATAGTTAA